A genomic stretch from Chitinivibrionales bacterium includes:
- the treS gene encoding maltose alpha-D-glucosyltransferase, whose product MPIDSSWNDPQWYRDAVIYEIHVRAFNDSNADGIGDFKGLTRKLDYLKDLGITAIWLLPFFPSPLRDDGYDIADYYRINKDYGTLADFKRFVKEAHQRSIRVIIELVLNHTSSDHTWFQRARKAKPGSSTRDFYVWSDTPNKYEDTRIIFKDFESSNWTWDPVAKAYFWHRFFSHQPDLNYENPRVQEAMFKVIDFWFDYGVDGLRLDAVPYLFEQEGTNCENLPLTHDYLKKLRAHVDNKYTGKMLLAEANQWPEDAVSYFGKGDECHMAFHFPLMPRLFMAVQMEDSYPIIDILSTTPPIPENCQWAMFLRNHDELTLEMVTDEERDYMNRVYGHDPKMRINFGIRRRLSPLLANNRRKIELMNIILFSFPGTPVIYYGDEIGMGDNFYLGDRNGVRTPMQWSAGKNAGFSNANPQKLYFPTIIDPQYHYEAVNVEVQEENLSSMLWWMRRVISMRKQFKCFSRGNVKFYHSNNSKVICFSRTYKDETILVTANISRFTQVATLELPGLAGRIPEEVFSRNTFPQIRKTPYVLAHGPYGHYWLLLKKKPRNGKLKKTPILKVARDWTGIFRGKNFTTLETQILPAYLHGCRWFGGKAKIIRRISILDNIRIGHACLLIISIKYKEGPDEWYCLPLAFAENEKALTLKTNYPAAVVANLQVDRTGGILFDALFDAEIQNNLLKTITEKQRFKGSYGALTGFQSKNLKTLIRKSDALTSRLFAAEQSNTSIKFGTGLFMKIYRKVEQEENPELEMVQFISNKTGYANLPSFAGAVEYRQKNTEKITIGLLQEFVDNRGDAWSYTLDILSEFFDHILAEKPDFPNETIPAVITSKAFELPSSMENLFSAGYAEMVNLLGKRTAELHLALGSSTEIPGFIPENFSVLYQRSIYQSMQSLCRRNMQLLKKTSSHLEKPLRTEAETLLTWEKKILGVMRAITYKKIDAQKIRIHGDLHLGQVLYTGKDFIFMDFEGEPARPLSERKLLYSALRDVAGMVRSFHYAGHAAILRNTHLSEEMKDLLIQWIKSWYRCVSGIFLSSYFRTMDKSAIVPQNIEQRTLLLKAFLLEKAVYELGYELNSRPQWVTIPIKGINELLLSE is encoded by the coding sequence ATGCCCATTGATAGCAGTTGGAATGATCCTCAATGGTACAGGGATGCAGTTATTTACGAAATTCATGTTCGAGCATTTAACGACAGCAATGCCGATGGAATTGGAGATTTTAAAGGTCTTACCCGGAAACTCGATTATTTAAAAGATCTGGGTATCACAGCGATATGGCTTTTACCCTTTTTTCCATCCCCGCTTCGGGACGACGGGTATGATATTGCCGATTATTACCGTATAAATAAAGACTACGGAACGCTGGCGGATTTCAAACGGTTCGTAAAAGAGGCTCACCAGCGAAGCATCCGGGTGATCATCGAGCTTGTATTGAACCATACCTCCAGCGACCACACATGGTTCCAGCGTGCACGCAAGGCAAAACCCGGCTCTTCAACACGCGATTTTTATGTATGGAGCGATACCCCGAATAAGTATGAGGACACCCGGATTATTTTCAAAGATTTTGAAAGCTCCAACTGGACCTGGGATCCAGTGGCAAAGGCCTATTTCTGGCACCGTTTTTTCTCTCATCAGCCCGACCTTAATTACGAGAACCCCCGGGTTCAGGAGGCAATGTTCAAGGTAATCGATTTCTGGTTCGATTATGGCGTTGACGGTCTGAGGCTGGATGCTGTTCCCTATCTGTTCGAACAGGAAGGTACCAACTGCGAAAACCTTCCGCTTACGCACGATTATCTTAAGAAGCTCCGTGCTCATGTGGATAACAAATATACCGGGAAGATGCTGCTTGCGGAGGCGAATCAGTGGCCCGAAGACGCCGTATCGTATTTCGGGAAGGGCGATGAGTGTCATATGGCCTTTCATTTCCCGCTCATGCCCCGTTTGTTTATGGCCGTTCAGATGGAGGACAGCTATCCAATTATCGACATTCTCAGCACGACGCCCCCTATTCCCGAGAATTGTCAATGGGCCATGTTTCTTCGCAACCACGATGAGCTGACGCTCGAAATGGTTACCGATGAAGAACGGGATTATATGAATCGTGTTTACGGACACGATCCGAAAATGCGGATCAATTTCGGTATTCGACGGCGGCTGTCACCGCTCCTCGCAAATAACCGCCGCAAAATCGAGCTCATGAATATCATTCTGTTCTCCTTCCCCGGCACACCGGTCATTTACTATGGGGATGAAATAGGCATGGGTGACAATTTCTATCTCGGCGACCGGAATGGCGTCCGGACTCCCATGCAATGGAGCGCGGGAAAAAATGCCGGATTTTCGAATGCCAATCCGCAGAAGCTCTATTTCCCGACAATTATCGATCCACAGTATCACTACGAAGCTGTCAATGTTGAGGTCCAGGAAGAAAATCTCTCATCGATGCTCTGGTGGATGCGCCGGGTTATTTCCATGCGTAAACAATTCAAATGTTTCAGCAGAGGAAATGTTAAATTTTATCATTCCAACAATTCCAAGGTAATCTGTTTTTCCCGTACCTATAAAGACGAGACTATTCTTGTTACCGCAAATATCTCTCGTTTTACCCAGGTAGCAACCCTCGAGCTTCCGGGACTGGCGGGTAGAATTCCCGAAGAAGTTTTCAGCAGGAACACATTTCCACAAATCCGGAAAACCCCCTATGTCCTGGCCCATGGTCCCTACGGCCATTACTGGCTTCTTCTCAAAAAGAAACCGCGAAACGGGAAACTGAAAAAGACGCCGATCCTGAAAGTGGCCAGAGACTGGACCGGCATATTCAGAGGTAAGAATTTCACTACTCTCGAAACGCAGATACTCCCGGCGTACCTCCACGGCTGCCGCTGGTTTGGAGGAAAGGCAAAAATTATTCGACGGATCTCAATCCTGGATAACATCCGTATCGGCCATGCCTGTCTGCTGATTATCTCGATTAAATATAAAGAAGGTCCTGATGAATGGTATTGTCTTCCTCTGGCCTTTGCAGAAAACGAAAAAGCATTGACGCTGAAAACAAACTATCCGGCCGCGGTGGTTGCTAATCTGCAGGTCGACCGCACGGGGGGCATTCTTTTTGATGCACTCTTTGATGCCGAAATACAAAACAATCTTCTCAAAACGATCACCGAAAAACAACGATTTAAAGGATCATACGGCGCCCTTACCGGGTTTCAGAGCAAAAACCTGAAAACGCTGATAAGAAAATCCGACGCGCTGACATCCCGACTCTTTGCTGCCGAACAGAGCAATACCTCCATTAAATTCGGTACAGGCCTTTTCATGAAAATTTACCGGAAAGTGGAGCAGGAAGAAAATCCCGAACTGGAAATGGTCCAGTTTATTTCAAATAAAACCGGATATGCAAACCTTCCCTCCTTTGCCGGTGCAGTCGAATATCGTCAAAAAAATACCGAAAAAATAACAATCGGACTGCTTCAGGAATTTGTCGACAACCGGGGCGATGCATGGAGTTACACGCTGGATATCCTCTCCGAATTTTTTGATCATATCCTTGCCGAGAAACCCGATTTCCCCAACGAAACAATTCCTGCCGTAATTACGAGTAAAGCATTCGAACTCCCCTCTTCGATGGAGAACCTTTTCAGTGCGGGATATGCTGAAATGGTCAACCTTCTGGGAAAACGCACTGCGGAACTCCATCTGGCGCTTGGTTCTTCAACCGAAATCCCGGGTTTTATCCCTGAAAATTTTTCGGTGTTATACCAGCGTTCCATATATCAATCTATGCAAAGTCTCTGCCGGCGGAACATGCAGCTTTTAAAGAAAACCTCCTCCCATCTGGAAAAACCTCTTCGCACCGAAGCTGAAACGCTCCTCACCTGGGAAAAGAAGATACTTGGAGTCATGCGTGCAATCACGTATAAAAAGATCGATGCACAAAAAATCAGAATTCATGGTGATCTTCACCTGGGCCAAGTGCTTTATACAGGAAAAGATTTTATTTTCATGGATTTCGAAGGTGAACCGGCCCGTCCGTTGAGTGAAAGAAAGCTCTTATACTCTGCGCTCAGGGATGTTGCCGGGATGGTGCGTTCGTTTCATTACGCCGGCCATGCGGCCATTCTGAGAAACACTCATTTATCGGAAGAAATGAAAGACCTCCTTATACAATGGATTAAGTCGTGGTATCGATGCGTATCGGGAATATTTCTTTCGTCCTATTTCAGGACCATGGATAAATCTGCGATCGTTCCGCAGAATATCGAGCAGCGCACACTGTTACTCAAAGCGTTTCTTTTAGAGAAAGCTGTTTATGAACTCGGTTACGAATTAAATAGCCGTCCACAGTGGGTAACAATTCCCATTAAGGGAATTAACGAATTGTTGCTAAGCGAATAA
- a CDS encoding DUF3416 domain-containing protein — MIEHDGRKRVIITNVSPRVENGQFPIKRISGESVTVEADIFCDGHDEIAALVAYTEKSKKSWTEVPMHHFINDRWQGSFTVENRPVCHYTIHAWIDHFKTWRNALQKKVDAHQDIAVDLLVGVEMIKEAATRAKGTDKKELTDFVKKIKNEKDKALAVSWTLSSELNELMIRYPDRRFATVYEPTLSIRVDRKKALFSTWYELFPRSLGANGTHGTFIDCEKFIPEIAKMGFDVLYFPPIHPIGNAHRKGKNNSLTCTPGDPGSPWAIGSEDGGHKAIHKELGTLDDFRRLVKKANEHGIEIALDIAFQCSPDHPYVKEHPEWFIKRPDGTIQYAENPPKKYEDIVPFNFECDSWQELWNELKSVFEFWIKQGVGIFRVDNPHTKSLNFWEWCINKLYADHPETLFLAEAFTRPKIMQWLAKLGYSQSYTYFTWRYDKWQFTEYLTELTKSDMREYFRPNFWPNTPDILATDLQHAERPAFIKRLILAATLSSNYGVYAPAFESCENTPFPGKEEYLDSEKYEIKDWPPRSESSLVTLMSRVNKIRKENPALQQTNNIEFLNIENDQLLCYLKTAHHHSNAIIVAVNMDSNYTQSGLVDVPVDLLKIGEEQPYMVHDLISDNKYIWKGRFNYIELNPHIIPAHIFRVHTH; from the coding sequence ATGATTGAGCACGATGGCCGCAAACGCGTCATCATTACCAATGTAAGCCCCCGGGTAGAAAACGGACAATTCCCCATTAAAAGAATCTCAGGTGAGTCTGTTACCGTCGAAGCTGATATTTTCTGTGACGGCCACGATGAAATAGCTGCGCTTGTTGCTTACACCGAAAAAAGCAAAAAAAGCTGGACCGAAGTACCTATGCATCACTTCATAAATGACCGATGGCAGGGATCGTTCACCGTCGAAAACCGCCCTGTCTGCCACTATACGATCCATGCATGGATCGACCATTTCAAAACCTGGCGAAATGCCCTGCAGAAAAAGGTCGATGCACATCAGGATATCGCAGTCGATCTTTTAGTTGGTGTAGAAATGATCAAAGAAGCAGCAACACGGGCAAAGGGAACCGATAAAAAGGAGCTTACCGATTTTGTAAAAAAAATCAAAAATGAAAAAGATAAAGCACTCGCAGTGTCGTGGACTCTCTCTTCGGAACTCAACGAACTGATGATCCGTTATCCCGACAGGAGGTTCGCTACCGTTTACGAACCCACGCTTTCCATACGGGTCGACCGGAAAAAAGCGTTATTCAGCACCTGGTATGAGCTGTTCCCCCGCTCCCTGGGTGCTAATGGTACTCATGGCACATTTATCGATTGTGAGAAATTTATTCCCGAAATTGCGAAAATGGGTTTTGATGTTCTCTATTTTCCGCCGATCCATCCGATCGGTAATGCGCACCGGAAAGGGAAAAACAATTCGCTTACCTGCACTCCCGGCGATCCGGGCAGTCCATGGGCAATAGGTTCCGAAGATGGCGGGCATAAGGCGATTCATAAAGAACTGGGGACTCTTGATGATTTCAGAAGGCTCGTCAAAAAAGCGAATGAACATGGCATTGAAATCGCTTTGGATATCGCATTTCAGTGTTCTCCCGACCACCCCTATGTTAAAGAACATCCTGAATGGTTTATCAAGCGCCCCGACGGCACCATTCAATATGCTGAAAATCCGCCTAAAAAGTACGAAGATATCGTTCCATTCAATTTTGAATGTGATAGTTGGCAGGAACTCTGGAACGAGCTGAAAAGTGTGTTCGAATTCTGGATTAAGCAGGGTGTCGGAATATTCCGGGTGGATAATCCTCATACCAAGTCGCTCAATTTCTGGGAGTGGTGTATAAATAAACTGTATGCCGATCATCCCGAAACGCTTTTTCTGGCCGAGGCATTTACCCGTCCAAAGATCATGCAGTGGCTGGCAAAACTCGGGTATTCCCAGTCCTATACCTATTTCACCTGGCGTTACGACAAATGGCAGTTTACCGAATATCTGACCGAACTTACCAAATCCGACATGCGTGAGTATTTCCGTCCAAATTTCTGGCCAAATACTCCCGACATTCTTGCTACCGATTTGCAGCATGCTGAACGGCCGGCATTTATTAAAAGATTGATACTCGCTGCAACACTCTCTTCAAATTACGGTGTATACGCTCCTGCTTTTGAATCATGCGAAAACACGCCCTTCCCCGGCAAGGAAGAATATCTGGACTCGGAAAAATATGAAATTAAAGACTGGCCTCCCCGCAGCGAATCAAGCCTGGTTACTCTAATGAGCCGAGTCAATAAAATCCGTAAAGAAAACCCAGCCCTTCAGCAAACAAACAACATCGAATTCCTGAATATCGAAAACGATCAGCTGCTCTGTTATTTAAAAACAGCTCATCATCACTCGAACGCCATTATTGTGGCTGTCAATATGGATAGTAATTATACCCAGTCCGGATTGGTTGACGTTCCTGTCGATCTTTTGAAAATCGGTGAAGAACAGCCTTATATGGTCCACGATCTGATCAGTGATAATAAATATATATGGAAAGGAAGATTTAATTACATTGAACTCAATCCCCATATTATACCCGCCCATATTTTTCGGGTGCATACACATTGA
- the glgX gene encoding glycogen debranching protein GlgX gives MQNIKVWPGKPFPLGANWDGHGTNFSLYSEHATQVELLLFDEADSSSARHIIQLKERTAFIWHCYIPGVKSPQLYAYRVYGPFEPENGHRFNPNKVLLDPYAKALSNSFEWNDSFLAYIPGDPQDDLSFSETDSCRYVPKCVVTDTWFDWDGDRPMRYPWNETIIYEAHVKGVSIQHPDIEEGIAGSYEALAQPAIINHLKNLGITAIELLPIHQHVIDKGLIDRGLTNYWGYNSIAFFAPDCRYSSSGNYGEQVYEFKHMVKSLHKAGIEVILDVVYNHTAEGGHMGPTLCFRGIDNASYYHLSPENPRYYMDFSGCGTSFRMSHPHVTQLIMDSLRYWIQEMHVDGFRFDLASTLAREFYEVDKLSTFFDIIQQDPVISQAKLIAEPWDLGSGGYQVGNFPPLWTEWNGKYRDSIRRFWKGLPEQTPEIAFRLTGSSDLYQTDGRKPVASINFITCHDGFTLQDLVSYNNKHNEANNEDNRDGTNDNISYNYGVEGPSDDPEIIEIRDRQKRNFLATLLLSQGVPLFLGGDELGRTQNGNNNAYCQDNQISWFDWNFDDKQKALMEFVQELIKIRQKHPIFRKRKFFRGEKLPGSKFKDITWLKPDGREMSTKDWDKLFFKTIGILLNGEAIDEIDAQGNKITDDTFLMIINAHEEPVSFTLPPVMHKSTLYLYTSNEKIDEKDRQTVKGPSFIIKGRSCALLCANKTK, from the coding sequence ATGCAAAATATAAAAGTATGGCCGGGAAAACCTTTCCCTCTTGGAGCGAACTGGGATGGTCACGGCACAAATTTTTCCCTTTATTCGGAGCATGCAACTCAAGTAGAGCTTTTACTTTTTGACGAAGCCGACAGCAGCAGCGCCAGGCATATAATTCAGCTGAAAGAGCGTACCGCCTTTATATGGCACTGTTATATCCCCGGAGTCAAATCTCCCCAGCTCTATGCCTACCGGGTATACGGCCCCTTTGAGCCCGAAAATGGACACCGGTTCAACCCCAACAAAGTTCTTCTGGATCCCTATGCAAAAGCATTAAGCAATTCCTTTGAATGGAATGATTCCTTTCTGGCCTATATTCCCGGCGATCCTCAGGATGATCTCTCATTCAGTGAGACCGATTCGTGCCGGTATGTCCCCAAATGCGTGGTAACCGATACCTGGTTCGACTGGGATGGTGACCGTCCGATGAGGTATCCCTGGAACGAAACGATCATTTATGAAGCCCATGTGAAAGGCGTCTCTATCCAGCACCCGGATATCGAAGAAGGGATTGCCGGTTCCTATGAAGCGCTTGCCCAGCCGGCAATTATCAACCATCTGAAAAACCTTGGCATTACCGCCATAGAACTGCTCCCGATCCATCAGCATGTCATTGACAAAGGACTTATCGATCGCGGGTTAACCAATTACTGGGGATACAACTCGATAGCTTTTTTTGCTCCCGATTGCAGATATTCATCATCGGGTAATTACGGGGAGCAGGTGTACGAATTCAAACACATGGTGAAATCCCTTCACAAAGCGGGTATCGAAGTAATCCTCGATGTCGTGTATAACCACACTGCCGAGGGCGGCCATATGGGGCCGACCTTATGTTTCAGAGGCATCGATAATGCTTCTTATTATCATCTCTCTCCCGAGAATCCCCGCTATTACATGGATTTTTCCGGATGCGGGACCAGTTTTCGGATGTCCCATCCCCATGTAACACAGCTTATCATGGACAGCCTCCGCTACTGGATTCAGGAAATGCATGTTGATGGGTTCCGGTTCGATCTGGCGTCGACCCTGGCCCGGGAATTTTATGAAGTAGACAAGCTTTCCACCTTTTTCGATATCATTCAGCAGGACCCGGTTATTTCGCAGGCAAAACTTATCGCCGAGCCCTGGGATCTGGGTTCAGGAGGATATCAGGTGGGAAATTTCCCTCCCCTGTGGACCGAGTGGAATGGAAAATATCGCGATTCGATCAGACGTTTCTGGAAGGGACTCCCCGAGCAGACCCCGGAAATCGCCTTCCGTCTTACCGGATCGAGTGATTTATATCAGACCGATGGCCGGAAACCGGTCGCCAGCATCAATTTCATTACCTGCCATGATGGCTTTACATTGCAGGATCTGGTCTCATACAATAACAAACACAATGAAGCGAATAATGAAGACAATCGAGACGGAACTAACGATAACATAAGCTACAATTATGGAGTCGAGGGACCTTCCGACGATCCTGAAATTATCGAAATCAGGGATCGCCAGAAAAGAAATTTTCTCGCCACTCTTCTCCTGTCACAGGGAGTACCGCTCTTCCTCGGTGGTGATGAACTCGGAAGGACGCAGAACGGCAACAACAATGCCTACTGTCAGGACAATCAAATCTCGTGGTTCGACTGGAATTTCGACGACAAGCAAAAAGCGCTGATGGAGTTTGTTCAGGAGCTCATTAAAATCCGGCAGAAACACCCGATTTTCAGAAAAAGGAAATTTTTCAGAGGAGAAAAACTCCCCGGCAGCAAATTCAAAGATATCACATGGCTTAAACCCGACGGTCGGGAGATGAGCACAAAAGACTGGGACAAGCTCTTCTTCAAAACAATCGGGATACTGCTTAACGGCGAGGCCATCGATGAAATCGACGCACAGGGGAATAAAATAACCGACGACACTTTTTTAATGATTATTAACGCTCATGAAGAACCTGTCTCTTTTACCCTTCCCCCGGTTATGCATAAAAGCACGCTTTATCTGTATACGAGTAATGAAAAAATCGATGAAAAGGACCGGCAAACAGTGAAAGGGCCGAGTTTTATAATTAAAGGAAGATCATGTGCACTGCTTTGTGCAAATAAAACCAAATAA